AGCGCTATCCAGTTCCTTCTTGGTTCAGTGACGCTATAAAATACCTTTCGGCTGGGTAACTCTCTCAAATTCCGGAGCCGTTTTCGCGCCTGGGCTCCGGAAGCAATGTCCACGCGGCGGAGATGCTGAGTCTTTTCTATAATTCCGGCGTCTGACGTAAAGTCAAAGTGAAATTGCCGGCCCGGCTACTATATTCGGCGACTCCCGGGGATAGAGGCGTTTGCTAAATGTCATAATTTTGTAATTTTGTCGTCTGAAATTTTATGACTATTAGATGCCGCCCCGTGTATTATTTTATCGAAAGGATAGTCCTTAAGCGTGCTGACGTAAACCGATACAGGCTAGCGCGAGGCAGCGGCAACTCAACAGGAAGATAAGGAGGTGTAAAGTGGCTGGTGTTCTTGGCGTAGGCGGACTGGTGGGGGGGATTATCACCCTTATTTTAGGCATAATCATACTGGTATGGCCCAGAATCATCGCTTATGTGATTGGTATATGGCTGATTATCGTAGGGATAGTAGCCATAGCCAACTCGGTATGACCATCCGTACCTCAGTTGAGAGAAGAAAGACTAGCCCGGCAGGTGCCGCTATTTTTACTCAAATTCTACCGTGAGAAGGGAGTAAGCCTGTGGAGATTGAACCGCTGCGAGACATTGTAATCATTGTCTCGGGACTTGTGGTTACGCTGGTTGCTCTTTTTGTCGCTGTGATTTCGTTTTCATTATACCGGAAGGCCAATAGTATCCTGAAATCAACAATGGCTGCGGCAAAAAAGATAGAAGAAGTGGGAAAGCCGCTGCTTCAGGCTGCCGGGTTCTTACAAGGA
This DNA window, taken from Dehalococcoidales bacterium, encodes the following:
- a CDS encoding DUF3096 domain-containing protein translates to MAGVLGVGGLVGGIITLILGIIILVWPRIIAYVIGIWLIIVGIVAIANSV